Within the Dehalococcoidales bacterium genome, the region ATTGAAACGCAGGCAGGTGAAAATAAACACGCTGCTTCAACCCCGGCAGTAACCATGGTAACCATCAGCACAAGCGCCGCCACCGGCAAAGACCTGTTTACCGGCAGGCTGCCTTTCAAAAACGGCGGCCCATCCTGTCTGACCTGCCATAATATCAGCGGTCTGGGAGTAATTGGTGGCGGGGCGGTGGGGAAGGAACTGACCGGAAGATATGCCACTTTTGGGGAGACCGGACTGACGTCTGTTTTGAAGACCCCGCCCTTCCCAATGATGAGGGAGATCTACACGGCAAAGCCTCTGCATGATGATGAGATTGCCGGGCTGGTGACTTTCCTTAAAGAAGTCGGGACGGACAAACAGGCTGGTTCGGGGCAGAATCCTGTCATCTTCTTTGTCATCAGCGCTGCCCTGGCCTTACTGGTAATCATAGTATTCCAGTTTTTGTGGCGGGGACGT harbors:
- a CDS encoding cytochrome c, which translates into the protein MVTRQPKPYLITLSTILIAVILALALNTTLMTPPADGSAPVTFHSPRALASPDGQALFEQKCQSCHTIGDGRLVGPDLKDITSLREEAWLIRTITNPDRLIAEGDPIAKQLVSEYGLPMPNVGISDEEAQSILAYIETQAGENKHAASTPAVTMVTISTSAATGKDLFTGRLPFKNGGPSCLTCHNISGLGVIGGGAVGKELTGRYATFGETGLTSVLKTPPFPMMREIYTAKPLHDDEIAGLVTFLKEVGTDKQAGSGQNPVIFFVISAALALLVIIVFQFLWRGRLSGVRRSLVKGGSK